From Methanoculleus thermophilus, the proteins below share one genomic window:
- a CDS encoding metallophosphoesterase — translation MRLHFIENGPALLVEHDRRVLVVADLHMGIESGLERHGVHIQSRSAARTKRVLACIEETNPDLLLLLGDVKHNVPITSRQEYRELPGVLQEFRDRVPIAVTPGNHDGGIGRFLNPGELLPAEGALIDGVGYLHGHTHPDPELSGHLIVIGHHHPVISIVDAVGCAARARPAYLYSWIEEPSGDRTRLLFVPAFNEFAGGIDVGRLKKSGLGPLSRCIDEKSAEVYLADGTYVGTPATLCPTDGV, via the coding sequence ATGCGCCTTCATTTTATCGAGAACGGCCCGGCCCTCCTGGTCGAGCATGACCGGCGCGTGCTGGTCGTCGCCGACCTGCACATGGGCATCGAATCGGGCCTCGAGCGCCACGGCGTCCACATCCAAAGCCGGAGCGCCGCGCGGACCAAGCGCGTGCTCGCCTGCATTGAAGAGACGAATCCCGACCTCCTCCTCCTCTTGGGGGACGTAAAACACAACGTCCCGATAACGAGCAGGCAGGAGTACCGTGAACTTCCGGGCGTCCTGCAGGAATTCCGCGACCGGGTCCCGATTGCCGTCACTCCGGGCAACCATGACGGCGGTATCGGTCGCTTTCTTAACCCCGGAGAACTCCTCCCGGCCGAGGGCGCACTCATCGACGGCGTCGGCTACCTTCACGGCCACACCCATCCGGACCCGGAACTCTCCGGTCACCTCATCGTCATCGGCCACCACCATCCGGTCATCTCGATCGTGGATGCCGTCGGGTGCGCAGCACGTGCCAGGCCTGCCTACCTCTACTCGTGGATCGAAGAGCCGTCGGGAGATCGCACCCGGCTCCTCTTTGTCCCCGCCTTCAACGAATTTGCAGGAGGAATCGACGTCGGACGGTTGAAGAAGAGCGGGCTTGGGCCCCTTTCACGGTGCATTGATGAAAAAAGCGCGGAGGTGTATCTCGCAGATGGCACGTACGTCGGCACGCCGGCAACACTCTGCCCCACAGACGGCGTTTGA
- a CDS encoding DEAD/DEAH box helicase: protein MARTSARRQHSAPQTAFDLLDPRVQEVVRKRGFTELSPAQEQSIPRLLNGENLILVAPTGTGKTESAMLPVFDRLLEITGAGFKAVYITPLRSLNRDILNRMEWWCRELGLSIGVRHGDTPQNERRKQALNPPDLLITTPESLQTLFIGKRLRKHLENVRYVVVDEIHELADSKRGAQLAVALERLVACAGEFQRIGLSATVGNPDDIGRFLCGNRPFSLVEVPVASSLAINVQFAGEDFSSQTRAVEKCLDAPGSTLVFVNTRVTAEALGHQLYSRGDVEVHHGSLSRDVRVDAEERFRKGEIRTLIATSSMELGIDIGHIEHVVQFGSPRQVSRLVQRVGRAGHRLDTVSRGTVLSTGFDDLLESLVIARRARANECERIIPPAGAADVLANQVAAIAVEYGEIEVSRVREMIERSGVFAGCGPLLDSVCRQMVEHRLIRIDGTRIVRTGRARRYLIENLSMIHDERKMEIFDMVSRRTVGTLDESFVLGWMHTGAVFITKGQLWQVLEIEGNRITVEPATRAKGEVPSWEGEQIPVPFAVAQEVGALRRTRAFDRYSDDPCAIAYAERFMAGMDEGNYPVPTDRLITLENTDEGVVCNVCGGHKANEALARALSVLLSARYGTTVGIEVGAYRFLLRLPPEIRALEVQETLAALEPMHLSGILKLALKRTALFKWKLVQVAKKFGAIDADADYERFSIHRLIELFDETVIAAEAYRELFANSMDVDAAQEILKRLRDGRIAVVTGRLSPLGSDVLSSSRDMIPPPMIDQAVIGTLMRRLEKEDVVLFCMHCRKWKSRTTVERVPDRPQCPLCNARLIAALKPWDEQLIPAVKKKNKSDEERAIEVRFLRNANIVLSSGKKAIIALAAKGVGPEVASRILATMTEGDAFYREILKAERNYVKTHRFW from the coding sequence ATGGCACGTACGTCGGCACGCCGGCAACACTCTGCCCCACAGACGGCGTTTGATCTCCTCGATCCTAGGGTGCAGGAGGTCGTCCGGAAGCGCGGGTTTACTGAGTTGTCTCCCGCTCAGGAGCAGTCTATCCCGCGGCTCCTTAACGGGGAGAACCTGATCCTGGTAGCGCCGACCGGCACGGGAAAGACCGAGAGCGCAATGCTTCCGGTCTTCGACCGGCTCCTTGAGATTACCGGGGCGGGGTTCAAGGCTGTCTATATCACACCGCTCCGCTCCTTAAATCGGGACATCCTCAATCGGATGGAGTGGTGGTGCCGGGAACTCGGACTCTCGATCGGGGTCCGGCACGGGGATACGCCGCAGAACGAGCGGCGAAAGCAGGCATTGAACCCGCCGGATCTCCTCATCACGACCCCTGAGTCCTTGCAGACACTGTTCATAGGCAAGCGCCTCCGCAAGCACCTGGAGAATGTCAGGTATGTCGTCGTCGACGAGATTCACGAGCTTGCCGACAGCAAACGGGGAGCCCAACTTGCGGTGGCGCTCGAGCGCCTGGTTGCCTGCGCAGGGGAATTCCAGCGGATCGGCCTCTCGGCGACCGTCGGGAACCCGGACGATATCGGTCGGTTTCTCTGCGGGAATCGCCCGTTCTCGCTCGTCGAGGTCCCGGTCGCAAGCAGCCTCGCGATCAACGTCCAGTTCGCCGGAGAGGACTTCTCCTCCCAGACGCGGGCCGTCGAGAAGTGCCTCGATGCCCCCGGCTCCACCCTCGTCTTCGTCAACACCCGGGTGACTGCTGAGGCCCTCGGCCATCAGCTCTACTCCCGCGGCGACGTCGAGGTCCATCATGGCTCGCTCTCACGGGACGTCAGGGTCGATGCCGAGGAACGGTTCAGGAAGGGCGAGATCCGGACACTCATCGCCACATCCTCGATGGAACTCGGGATCGATATCGGGCATATCGAACACGTCGTCCAGTTCGGCTCCCCCCGACAGGTCTCGCGCCTGGTCCAGCGGGTCGGCCGGGCCGGCCACCGTCTCGATACCGTCTCGCGCGGGACCGTCCTTTCCACGGGGTTTGACGATCTCCTGGAGTCGCTCGTGATCGCACGCCGGGCGAGGGCGAACGAGTGCGAGCGGATCATCCCGCCAGCCGGGGCTGCCGATGTGCTCGCGAACCAGGTGGCGGCGATTGCGGTCGAGTACGGCGAGATCGAGGTCTCCCGCGTTCGGGAGATGATCGAGCGATCGGGGGTCTTTGCCGGCTGCGGGCCGCTCCTTGATTCCGTCTGCCGCCAGATGGTGGAGCACCGGCTGATCCGGATCGACGGGACCCGGATCGTCCGGACGGGGCGGGCCCGGCGTTACCTCATCGAGAACCTCTCGATGATCCACGACGAGCGCAAGATGGAGATCTTCGATATGGTCTCGCGCCGCACGGTCGGGACGCTCGACGAGTCGTTCGTCCTCGGGTGGATGCATACCGGCGCGGTCTTCATCACGAAGGGCCAGCTCTGGCAGGTGCTCGAGATTGAGGGAAACAGGATCACGGTCGAGCCGGCCACCCGGGCGAAAGGCGAGGTCCCGTCATGGGAGGGTGAGCAGATCCCGGTGCCGTTCGCTGTCGCCCAGGAGGTCGGGGCGCTCCGGAGAACTCGGGCGTTTGACCGCTACTCAGACGATCCCTGCGCGATAGCATACGCAGAGCGGTTCATGGCCGGAATGGACGAGGGAAACTACCCCGTCCCCACCGACCGCCTCATCACCCTCGAGAACACCGACGAAGGCGTCGTCTGCAACGTCTGCGGCGGACACAAGGCGAACGAGGCGCTGGCACGCGCGCTCTCGGTCCTCCTATCGGCCCGCTACGGGACGACCGTCGGGATCGAGGTCGGCGCTTACCGGTTCCTCCTGCGCCTGCCCCCGGAGATCCGCGCACTGGAGGTTCAGGAGACCCTTGCGGCGCTCGAACCCATGCATCTTTCGGGGATTCTGAAACTCGCCCTGAAACGAACGGCGCTCTTTAAGTGGAAACTTGTGCAGGTGGCAAAGAAGTTCGGCGCCATCGATGCGGACGCCGACTACGAGCGGTTCAGCATCCACCGGCTCATCGAGCTCTTTGACGAGACCGTCATCGCCGCCGAGGCATACCGGGAACTCTTCGCAAACTCGATGGACGTGGACGCAGCGCAGGAGATCCTCAAACGCCTTCGCGACGGCAGGATCGCGGTCGTCACGGGGCGGTTAAGCCCGCTCGGGAGCGATGTGCTCTCGTCTTCCCGGGACATGATTCCGCCGCCGATGATCGACCAGGCGGTGATCGGGACGTTGATGCGCCGGCTTGAGAAGGAGGATGTCGTCCTCTTCTGCATGCACTGCCGGAAGTGGAAGAGCCGGACGACCGTGGAGCGGGTCCCGGATCGCCCGCAATGCCCACTCTGCAATGCGCGCCTCATCGCGGCGTTAAAACCCTGGGACGAGCAGCTCATTCCGGCGGTGAAGAAGAAGAACAAGTCCGATGAGGAGCGGGCGATCGAGGTCAGGTTCCTTCGAAACGCCAACATCGTCCTCTCCAGCGGGAAGAAGGCGATAATAGCCCTCGCGGCAAAGGGCGTCGGCCCTGAGGTGGCGTCACGGATACTTGCCACCATGACCGAAGGGGATGCTTTCTACCGCGAGATCCTCAAGGCCGAGCGGAACTACGTAAAGACGCACAGGTTCTGGTAG
- a CDS encoding TATA-box-binding protein, translating to MDEKGYESLKIENIVASGVIADSIDLEKVSDKIQNCELNTKRFPGAVYRIEKPKIASLIFSSGKVVLTGIRNKQDLREGLDIIMHSLRDAGIDTYDEPQVAVTNIVCSYDMGRYINLNKVVITLNLENIEYEPEQFPGLVYRIEDPKIVALLFSSGKIILTGGKNIEDIKRGLDFLEQRLETIV from the coding sequence ATGGATGAGAAGGGATACGAGTCACTGAAAATCGAGAACATCGTTGCCTCCGGGGTGATTGCCGACTCGATCGACCTCGAAAAAGTATCAGATAAAATACAAAACTGCGAACTGAATACGAAGAGGTTCCCCGGAGCGGTCTATCGCATTGAGAAGCCGAAGATCGCATCCCTGATTTTCTCCTCGGGAAAAGTCGTGCTCACCGGTATCAGGAACAAGCAGGACCTCCGCGAAGGCCTTGATATCATCATGCACTCACTTCGGGATGCCGGTATCGATACGTATGACGAGCCACAGGTCGCGGTCACGAACATTGTCTGTTCGTATGACATGGGCAGGTACATCAACCTGAACAAGGTGGTCATCACTCTCAACCTTGAGAACATCGAGTACGAACCTGAGCAGTTCCCGGGACTTGTATACCGCATTGAGGATCCAAAGATTGTCGCCCTCCTCTTCAGTTCCGGAAAGATCATCCTGACCGGCGGAAAGAACATCGAGGATATCAAGCGAGGACTCGATTTCCTGGAACAGCGGCTTGAAACAATCGTGTAA
- a CDS encoding AMP-binding protein: MADDTQNPPSYEDLCANFKIDVPEYYNFGFDVIDAWAKKDRNKLAMIWTDQKGNEKKYTFYDLMRLSNQAVNICLKYGIKKGDRVMLMLPRVPEWWIFVIALIKLGAVYCPATTMLTPKDLKYRIQAAEIKMVITLAEHADKVDEICDECPTLAVRLLIDGVREGWVSYPVELDYPAPCSHRLVNLPGMQRTKSTDPMLIFFTSGTTGEPKMVVHDYSYPLGHIVTAQLWHDLHPNDLHLTISDTGWGKSAWGKLFGQWIVGACIFVYDIRGRFHATEILPLMEKYGITTFCCPPTIYRMLILADLDKFDLSDLRHCCSAGEALNPEVIRAWKEGTGKTIYEGYGQTETVLCIGTLPGMKCKPGSMGRPMPGWHVELHDDEGNPVGVGEEGRIAIRLDPRPVGLFRGYLNNEEENRRVFQNGFYYTGDKAYMDEDGYFWFIGRDDDVIKSSGYRIGPFEVESALMEHPAVQEAAVVGSPDVIRGLIVKAFIILKPGYQPSEALVKDIQRYVKRVTAPYKYPRAIEFVESLPKTISGKIKRYELRELEMKRFMDNNNHNPPPSTTSGE; this comes from the coding sequence ATGGCAGATGATACGCAAAACCCCCCATCCTATGAAGACCTCTGCGCCAACTTCAAGATAGACGTCCCTGAATACTATAACTTCGGCTTCGACGTGATCGATGCATGGGCGAAGAAGGATCGGAATAAACTGGCGATGATCTGGACCGACCAGAAGGGCAACGAGAAGAAATACACATTCTATGACCTCATGCGGCTCTCAAATCAGGCGGTCAACATCTGTCTGAAATATGGTATAAAGAAGGGTGACCGGGTGATGTTGATGCTGCCCCGGGTGCCCGAGTGGTGGATCTTCGTTATCGCCCTCATCAAACTCGGTGCTGTCTACTGTCCCGCAACGACGATGCTGACACCGAAAGATCTGAAATATCGCATCCAGGCAGCCGAGATCAAGATGGTCATCACCCTGGCCGAACATGCGGACAAGGTCGATGAGATCTGTGATGAGTGCCCCACGCTCGCGGTTCGGCTCCTGATCGATGGCGTGAGAGAGGGGTGGGTCAGCTACCCGGTTGAACTTGACTACCCCGCACCCTGCTCACACAGGCTGGTGAACCTCCCCGGAATGCAGCGGACCAAATCGACGGACCCTATGCTGATCTTCTTCACCTCCGGGACTACCGGCGAGCCGAAGATGGTGGTCCATGACTACTCCTATCCGCTCGGGCATATCGTCACCGCGCAACTGTGGCACGACCTGCATCCGAACGATCTCCACCTGACAATATCAGACACGGGCTGGGGGAAGAGCGCATGGGGAAAACTCTTCGGTCAGTGGATCGTCGGCGCGTGCATCTTCGTCTACGACATCAGGGGGCGGTTCCACGCCACCGAGATCCTGCCGCTCATGGAGAAGTACGGGATCACGACATTCTGCTGCCCCCCGACCATCTACCGGATGCTCATCCTCGCCGATCTCGACAAGTTCGATCTCTCCGACCTGCGCCACTGCTGCAGCGCCGGTGAGGCTCTCAACCCCGAGGTGATCCGGGCATGGAAGGAAGGGACAGGTAAGACGATCTATGAGGGCTACGGCCAGACCGAGACGGTGCTCTGCATAGGGACTCTTCCTGGCATGAAGTGCAAGCCCGGATCCATGGGGAGGCCCATGCCCGGCTGGCATGTCGAACTTCACGACGATGAAGGGAATCCGGTCGGTGTCGGTGAAGAAGGGCGGATCGCGATCAGACTCGATCCCCGGCCTGTGGGGCTCTTCCGCGGCTACCTGAACAATGAAGAAGAGAACCGCAGGGTCTTCCAGAATGGGTTCTATTATACCGGCGATAAAGCCTACATGGACGAGGACGGCTACTTCTGGTTCATCGGGCGCGACGACGATGTCATCAAGTCATCCGGCTACCGGATCGGGCCGTTCGAGGTCGAGAGCGCGCTCATGGAGCATCCGGCTGTGCAGGAGGCAGCGGTCGTTGGCTCTCCCGATGTGATCCGGGGCCTGATTGTCAAAGCCTTCATCATCTTAAAACCGGGATATCAGCCCAGCGAAGCGCTGGTCAAGGATATTCAGAGGTATGTTAAGCGAGTGACGGCGCCCTACAAGTATCCCCGTGCGATCGAGTTTGTGGAGTCGCTCCCAAAGACCATATCCGGCAAGATCAAGCGCTATGAACTCCGGGAACTCGAGATGAAGCGGTTCATGGATAACAACAACCACAACCCTCCCCCCTCCACAACGAGCGGGGAGTAA
- a CDS encoding DUF2795 domain-containing protein: MAEERPSVRGGQASVAQTASVEELSASAFQKYLAGMDYPANKQDLINHARKNNAPNAVIQVLEMFQDQTFQSAAEVSQEFGRVK, translated from the coding sequence ATGGCAGAAGAGAGACCCTCGGTTAGAGGCGGGCAGGCCTCTGTAGCACAGACAGCATCGGTTGAAGAGTTGAGTGCATCCGCATTCCAGAAGTATCTTGCCGGCATGGACTACCCCGCCAACAAGCAGGACCTGATCAACCATGCCAGGAAGAACAATGCACCCAACGCAGTGATTCAGGTTCTTGAGATGTTCCAAGACCAGACCTTCCAGTCCGCAGCAGAAGTCAGTCAGGAGTTTGGCAGGGTCAAATAA
- a CDS encoding fasciclin domain-containing protein yields MRRPVEFSLCIVLLLSIAAASTAVLIGEGPVELNPDEIVSITPVNSTETYEVPQISVLGALDVASNLGAFEYQVVEDLPPQEGNLSILSIMNISNEIVNGTPHNWTYWINDERGTTGPAVTNVTDGDSIIYSYGPLNHTIENASYTLIVNATVLGAAVNVTPTPTVNVTPTPTVNVTPTPTGIPPPAENVTPAINISDQSIENATVVVDTATIHRPGWADIHADENGTPGPVIGFSPISPGVNENVTIAIDVEEATPVLYAMLHLDQGVLGVHEFPGPDVPVLLNGSPVQQAFNVTGGLPSVNVTPTPTVNVTPTPTVNVTPAPTVNVTPTPTVNVTPAPTVNVTPTPTVNVTPAPTVNVTPTPTVTPTPPAAEANVTIIEPMEGASIPTGNVTVSVNVTNFTLVEPTGQPNAPGEGHLHYYLDAPIPTNESEPAIPPTGGYVVSANLTHTWENVTPGEHNLSVQLVNNDHTPLSPLVFETVNVTVEENVTPTPTVNVTPTPTVNVTPTPTVNVTPTPTVNVTPTPTVNVTPTPTVNVTPTPTVNVTPTPTVNVTPTPTVNVTPTPTVNVTPTPTPVVNITELIVAELADEENLTTFVEVVNNSTLDQSLEENRTYIICAPTNDAFDELGNETLSLIFNNTTLLNTILEYHVIQGDYTIEELVMLCQNSTDGQISLPTVEGSGVNVSITDGGQLIINNFTVQNQIQITNNINVYVIDGVLIPPDVTIPTPTPTPTPTVTVTPTPTVNVTPTPTVNVTPTPTVNVTPTPTVNVTPTPTVNVTPTPTVNVTPTPTVNVTPTPTVNVTPTPTVNVTPTPTVNVTPTPTVNVTPTPTVNVTPTPTVNVTPTPTVNVTPTPTVNVTPTPTVNVTPTPTTPTPSTGETMDLELYEGWNFISIPRQLAVGNDTVGQVFSEVETDGRPIYTFEPATGFTPVGENETLEVLVGYWVYSTEDTTIELSLSTNPVRAPAMRTLSSGWNAIGYSDMTPRTADEALGSVEDAWVYVVGFDAENQMYRSVLINNQTGAQGENQRLNPTEGYWLFMRDEGRLAAISA; encoded by the coding sequence ATGAGAAGACCTGTAGAGTTCAGTTTGTGCATCGTTCTTCTCCTATCAATCGCTGCCGCAAGCACGGCAGTGCTGATCGGGGAGGGGCCTGTTGAACTGAACCCGGATGAGATTGTAAGCATTACACCGGTTAACAGTACCGAGACGTATGAGGTGCCTCAGATTAGCGTGCTTGGAGCCCTTGACGTAGCCTCAAACCTTGGTGCATTCGAGTATCAGGTTGTTGAAGATCTGCCTCCACAAGAGGGAAACCTCAGCATCCTGTCGATTATGAACATCTCTAACGAGATTGTGAACGGCACTCCGCATAACTGGACATACTGGATAAATGACGAACGGGGTACAACCGGACCTGCAGTGACGAACGTGACCGACGGCGACAGCATCATCTACTCTTACGGACCTCTTAACCACACCATAGAGAACGCCTCGTATACGCTGATAGTCAATGCGACTGTACTCGGGGCAGCCGTCAATGTGACTCCGACACCGACAGTGAACGTGACCCCGACACCAACGGTCAACGTAACACCGACACCGACGGGGATTCCACCGCCAGCAGAGAACGTGACACCGGCGATCAACATCTCCGACCAGTCGATTGAAAACGCTACGGTGGTCGTTGACACTGCCACGATTCATCGACCCGGATGGGCGGACATTCACGCAGACGAGAACGGAACCCCGGGGCCGGTCATCGGTTTCAGCCCGATCAGTCCGGGTGTGAACGAGAACGTGACCATTGCAATTGATGTCGAGGAGGCAACGCCGGTCCTCTACGCCATGCTCCACCTTGACCAGGGAGTACTTGGCGTCCACGAGTTCCCGGGCCCTGACGTGCCGGTCCTCCTGAACGGGAGCCCTGTCCAGCAGGCATTCAACGTGACCGGGGGACTGCCGTCAGTGAACGTCACCCCGACACCAACGGTCAATGTGACTCCGACCCCGACGGTGAACGTAACACCGGCACCGACAGTCAACGTCACTCCAACACCGACTGTGAATGTCACTCCGGCACCAACGGTCAATGTGACTCCGACACCGACGGTGAACGTGACTCCGGCACCGACAGTCAACGTCACACCGACGCCGACGGTGACGCCAACCCCGCCGGCCGCCGAAGCGAACGTCACCATCATTGAACCCATGGAGGGCGCCAGCATCCCCACCGGGAACGTCACGGTGAGCGTGAATGTCACGAACTTCACGCTTGTCGAGCCGACCGGGCAGCCGAACGCCCCGGGCGAGGGGCACCTGCACTACTACCTGGACGCCCCGATACCGACGAATGAGAGCGAACCGGCCATCCCGCCGACCGGCGGCTACGTCGTCTCCGCGAACCTCACCCACACCTGGGAGAACGTGACGCCGGGAGAGCACAACCTCTCGGTCCAGCTGGTCAACAACGACCACACGCCGCTCAGTCCGCTCGTCTTTGAGACGGTGAACGTCACGGTCGAAGAGAACGTGACCCCGACACCGACGGTCAACGTCACTCCAACGCCGACGGTCAATGTGACCCCGACACCGACGGTCAACGTCACTCCAACGCCGACGGTCAATGTGACTCCGACGCCGACAGTCAACGTCACGCCGACGCCGACGGTCAATGTGACTCCGACGCCGACAGTCAACGTCACGCCGACACCGACGGTCAATGTGACTCCGACGCCGACAGTCAACGTCACGCCGACACCGACGGTCAATGTGACTCCGACGCCGACTCCGGTGGTGAATATCACCGAATTGATCGTCGCTGAGCTTGCTGATGAAGAGAATCTGACGACCTTCGTCGAAGTCGTAAACAACTCCACTCTCGACCAGAGCCTTGAAGAGAACAGAACTTACATCATATGCGCCCCGACGAATGATGCGTTTGACGAACTCGGCAACGAGACGCTCTCGCTCATCTTCAACAACACCACGCTCTTAAACACTATCCTCGAGTATCACGTCATCCAGGGCGACTACACGATCGAAGAACTCGTGATGCTGTGCCAGAACTCAACCGACGGCCAGATATCCCTGCCGACTGTTGAAGGATCAGGGGTCAACGTTTCAATAACAGACGGCGGTCAGCTGATCATCAACAACTTCACCGTCCAGAACCAGATCCAGATCACGAATAACATCAATGTCTACGTGATTGACGGTGTCCTGATCCCGCCGGATGTCACAATCCCAACACCCACGCCGACGCCGACACCAACAGTGACTGTGACTCCGACACCGACGGTGAATGTAACCCCGACGCCGACGGTCAATGTGACCCCAACACCAACGGTCAACGTCACACCAACACCGACGGTCAATGTGACTCCGACACCGACGGTCAACGTCACTCCGACACCGACGGTCAACGTCACTCCGACGCCGACGGTGAATGTGACTCCGACACCAACGGTCAACGTCACCCCAACACCGACAGTGAATGTGACTCCGACGCCGACAGTCAACGTCACGCCGACGCCGACGGTGAATGTGACCCCGACGCCGACAGTCAACGTCACCCCAACACCGACAGTGAATGTGACTCCGACGCCGACAGTCAACGTCACACCGACACCGACAGTCAATGTGACCCCGACGCCGACGGTCAACGTCACTCCAACACCGACGACGCCAACCCCATCGACCGGGGAGACTATGGACCTCGAACTCTATGAGGGCTGGAATTTCATCTCCATCCCAAGACAGCTTGCTGTAGGCAACGACACTGTAGGACAGGTTTTCAGTGAAGTCGAGACTGATGGGCGGCCGATCTACACATTTGAACCGGCAACCGGCTTCACTCCGGTGGGCGAGAACGAGACTCTGGAAGTCCTTGTTGGATACTGGGTCTATTCAACCGAGGATACAACCATAGAACTGAGTCTCAGCACCAACCCGGTGAGAGCGCCCGCCATGAGGACGCTCAGCTCAGGCTGGAATGCCATTGGCTACTCTGACATGACACCACGAACTGCGGATGAAGCCCTGGGATCAGTGGAGGACGCTTGGGTCTATGTCGTCGGGTTCGATGCGGAGAACCAGATGTATCGCTCGGTGCTCATCAACAACCAGACCGGAGCACAGGGTGAGAACCAGAGACTCAATCCAACCGAGGGCTACTGGCTGTTCATGCGCGATGAGGGCAGACTGGCTGCCATCAGCGCATAA
- a CDS encoding fasciclin domain-containing protein: MTLCICILVFLAMPLGVTAAVVGDENATMTPVGQTGQPVNLTENVTIVEYINQDRNLTTLAEAIDTAGLSDTLNTTGPYTVFAPSNEAFIALGNDTVTQLMNEPGNLTILLQYHVIEGEYTAANLTNMSQNQTGGQSDGGVIEIISGLLGGEEAGNMTTLNTLSGETLNVTTSDGEVMVENATITIMDINTTNGVIHIIDRVLVPPALNLTAAENQTMTPIPTETMTESQPLVGVVQ; this comes from the coding sequence ATGACTCTGTGCATCTGCATCCTCGTCTTTCTGGCAATGCCGCTTGGTGTGACGGCGGCAGTGGTGGGGGACGAGAATGCAACGATGACACCCGTGGGCCAGACCGGGCAACCGGTCAATCTGACAGAAAATGTGACGATTGTCGAGTACATCAATCAAGACCGGAATTTGACAACGCTGGCCGAAGCAATCGATACGGCCGGGCTCTCTGACACCCTGAATACGACGGGACCGTACACGGTCTTTGCTCCAAGCAATGAAGCGTTCATTGCGCTCGGCAATGATACCGTCACCCAGCTCATGAACGAACCCGGGAACCTGACTATACTGCTCCAGTACCACGTTATTGAGGGCGAGTACACCGCAGCGAACCTCACCAACATGAGCCAGAACCAGACAGGAGGCCAGTCTGACGGCGGCGTCATCGAGATCATCAGCGGACTCCTCGGTGGTGAAGAGGCCGGGAACATGACGACGCTCAACACGCTTTCCGGTGAGACCTTAAACGTCACCACCAGCGACGGCGAAGTCATGGTTGAGAATGCAACCATCACCATCATGGACATCAACACAACCAATGGTGTGATTCATATCATCGACCGGGTCCTGGTGCCTCCGGCCCTGAACCTGACAGCAGCCGAAAATCAGACCATGACGCCGATCCCGACAGAGACGATGACTGAGAGTCAGCCTCTGGTGGGAGTCGTGCAATGA